From Sphingomonas nostoxanthinifaciens, a single genomic window includes:
- a CDS encoding peroxiredoxin-like family protein produces the protein MSDISPLASAFAALQKERAASWSAEALAAGAAQRRALVEAFDPARAVQVGDRLPDARLIDVAGGDTSLGAVVANGPAVLILFRYAGCPADNIALPIYDRDLVDALSAQGVPLVAISPQIPERLAGIRDRHQLKLTVASDPDNRLAGALGLVFTPLQTPAPPPSGWIGEVTGTGTWELPLTSVLIVDAKRAVRFVAVSPDWLDRIEPGAVRAALDAVLDGSASERAAA, from the coding sequence ATGTCCGATATATCCCCGCTCGCGTCGGCCTTTGCGGCGCTTCAGAAGGAGCGCGCCGCAAGCTGGTCCGCCGAGGCGCTTGCCGCCGGAGCGGCGCAGCGTCGCGCCCTCGTCGAGGCATTCGATCCGGCGCGCGCCGTGCAGGTCGGCGACAGACTGCCCGATGCACGGCTCATCGATGTCGCCGGCGGCGACACGAGCCTCGGCGCGGTCGTCGCCAACGGTCCGGCCGTGCTGATCCTCTTCCGCTACGCCGGCTGCCCGGCCGACAATATCGCGCTGCCAATCTATGATCGCGACCTCGTCGACGCTCTTTCGGCCCAGGGGGTGCCGCTCGTCGCGATCAGCCCGCAGATCCCGGAGCGACTGGCGGGGATCCGCGACCGGCACCAGCTGAAGCTGACCGTCGCCAGCGATCCCGACAATCGCCTCGCCGGTGCGCTCGGGCTGGTCTTCACGCCGCTGCAGACGCCCGCGCCCCCGCCCTCCGGGTGGATCGGCGAGGTCACGGGCACCGGTACGTGGGAACTGCCGCTGACGAGCGTGCTGATCGTCGACGCGAAGCGCGCCGTGCGCTTCGTCGCCGTCAGTCCCGACTGGCTCGACCGGATCGAGCCCGGCGCCGTGCGCGCTGCGCTCGATGCCGTGCTGGACGGATCGGCATCCGAGCGGGCTGCCGCATGA